A stretch of the Chroogloeocystis siderophila 5.2 s.c.1 genome encodes the following:
- the efp gene encoding elongation factor P codes for MISSNDFRPGVTIVLDGSVWRVVEFLHVKPGKGSAFVRTKLKNVQSGSVVERTFRAGETVPQANLEKSTMQHTYKDGEEFVFMDMETYEESRLNANQIGDRVKYLKDGMEVNVIRWGDQVLEVELPNSVVLEIVQTDPGVRGDTATGGTKPAVVETGATVMVPLFISQGERIRIDTRNDTYLGRE; via the coding sequence ATGATTTCCAGTAATGATTTTCGACCTGGCGTCACGATTGTTTTAGATGGCTCCGTATGGCGCGTGGTAGAGTTCCTCCACGTCAAACCAGGCAAGGGTTCTGCGTTTGTTCGAACTAAGCTAAAAAATGTCCAAAGTGGCAGCGTTGTAGAGCGAACGTTTCGTGCTGGGGAAACTGTCCCCCAAGCAAATCTAGAAAAAAGTACGATGCAGCATACTTATAAAGACGGTGAGGAATTCGTCTTTATGGACATGGAAACCTACGAGGAAAGTAGGTTGAATGCTAACCAAATAGGCGATCGCGTTAAATATCTTAAAGATGGCATGGAAGTCAATGTCATCCGTTGGGGCGATCAAGTGCTTGAAGTCGAATTACCGAACTCGGTCGTGCTAGAAATCGTCCAAACTGATCCTGGCGTACGCGGAGATACAGCGACTGGTGGAACAAAACCCGCCGTTGTCGAAACTGGCGCAACCGTGATGGTGCCTTTATTTATTTCACAAGGCGAACGCATCCGGATCGATACGCGCAACGATACTTATCTAGGTCGAGAATAG
- the accB gene encoding acetyl-CoA carboxylase biotin carboxyl carrier protein: protein MPLDFNELRQLIATIAQTDIAELTLKSDEFELTVRKAVGIIGNASLPGSSSLPGEMVGLESPSLAPSTTVSAPANRSDVARGDVATSGFGAGQAPAPPPKDQKLLEVISPMVGTFYRAPSPGEPSFVDVGDRVRSGQTVCIIEAMKLMNEIEAEVSGRVVEILVQNGEPVEYGQPLMRLSPD from the coding sequence GTGCCACTTGATTTTAATGAACTCCGGCAACTTATAGCCACCATCGCTCAAACTGACATTGCAGAACTCACGCTCAAAAGTGACGAGTTTGAATTAACAGTACGTAAGGCTGTTGGCATAATAGGCAATGCATCGCTACCTGGTTCAAGTTCGCTACCAGGAGAGATGGTAGGTTTAGAATCGCCTTCGTTGGCTCCATCTACAACGGTATCCGCACCAGCTAATCGCTCAGATGTTGCGCGGGGTGACGTGGCTACGAGCGGATTTGGTGCTGGGCAAGCTCCTGCACCGCCACCAAAAGACCAGAAATTACTTGAGGTGATTTCTCCGATGGTAGGAACATTTTATCGCGCTCCTTCCCCTGGCGAACCTTCATTTGTCGATGTGGGCGATCGCGTCAGAAGCGGTCAAACAGTCTGTATTATTGAGGCGATGAAGCTGATGAACGAAATCGAAGCTGAAGTTTCTGGACGAGTGGTGGAAATTCTCGTGCAAAACGGCGAACCTGTTGAATACGGTCAACCTTTGATGCGTCTTAGCCCAGATTGA
- a CDS encoding DUF760 domain-containing protein yields the protein MVFDPDFFSDDSQEESQVNPLLNYLQRQSPEILAHVARSVSPEIKEIISQNVQGLVGMLPSENFNVKISTDRDNLAGLLASAMMTGYFLRQMEQRMHLDDLADSVSLPRDSTGEQ from the coding sequence ATGGTCTTTGATCCTGACTTTTTCAGTGATGATTCTCAAGAAGAGTCGCAAGTAAATCCATTATTAAACTATCTGCAACGTCAATCACCGGAGATTTTAGCGCACGTAGCTCGCTCGGTTAGTCCAGAAATAAAAGAAATTATTTCTCAGAATGTCCAAGGATTAGTTGGTATGCTTCCTTCTGAGAATTTTAACGTGAAAATTTCTACAGACCGCGATAACTTAGCCGGATTGCTTGCCTCGGCAATGATGACAGGTTATTTTCTGCGTCAGATGGAACAGCGAATGCATCTTGATGATTTGGCAGATTCTGTTTCTTTACCGCGTGATTCTACTGGGGAGCAATAA
- a CDS encoding HhoA/HhoB/HtrA family serine endopeptidase, producing MSLSFKNLTAAVILLVIGGGAGWWSSRYFSGQHSLEDLTTVPVVVPPVSGLVIPEATNSTTRNDDRNFIASAVEKVGPAVVRINATRKVANRLPEAFNNPLFRRFFGSDQEIPEERTERGTGSGFILSQDGRVLTNAHVVAETDTVQVTLKDGRSFEGKVVGVDTVTDVAVVKIKANNLPVVKLGNSRNLSPGQWAIAIGNPLGLDNTVTVGIISATDRSSAQVGVPDKRVNFIQTDAAINPGNSGGPLLNAEGEVIGVNTAIRSDAQGLGFAIPIDTAARIANKLFTKGRVEHPFLGIQMIDLTATAKEEVNQETNLNVQQEQGVLIVRVIRRSPSYRAGLREGDIIQKIDGRQIRKAAEVQERVESSNVGAVLNLEINRNGKIKTVQVTPEAFPMNELG from the coding sequence ATGAGTTTATCGTTCAAAAATTTGACGGCGGCGGTGATTTTGCTTGTGATAGGAGGTGGGGCTGGGTGGTGGAGTAGTCGCTACTTCTCAGGTCAGCACTCGCTAGAAGATTTAACTACAGTTCCAGTTGTAGTGCCACCTGTATCAGGACTGGTAATTCCGGAAGCAACAAATAGCACAACCCGCAACGATGACCGCAACTTTATCGCCTCAGCAGTAGAAAAAGTAGGACCTGCGGTTGTTCGCATTAATGCGACGCGCAAAGTCGCCAACCGACTTCCCGAAGCTTTCAATAATCCACTGTTCCGCAGATTCTTTGGTTCAGATCAAGAAATTCCCGAAGAACGCACTGAGCGCGGTACAGGTTCAGGTTTTATCCTCAGCCAAGATGGTCGCGTCTTAACCAACGCTCACGTTGTTGCTGAAACAGATACCGTACAAGTTACGCTCAAAGATGGTCGAAGTTTTGAGGGCAAAGTTGTTGGAGTAGATACAGTTACAGATGTTGCAGTTGTTAAAATTAAAGCGAATAATTTGCCCGTCGTCAAGTTAGGCAACTCACGCAACTTATCTCCAGGACAATGGGCGATCGCGATCGGTAATCCGCTAGGATTAGATAATACTGTCACCGTCGGAATTATTAGCGCGACAGACCGCTCTAGCGCTCAAGTAGGTGTTCCCGACAAACGCGTTAACTTCATTCAAACCGATGCTGCAATCAATCCTGGCAACTCAGGTGGTCCGTTGTTGAACGCTGAGGGTGAAGTGATAGGCGTCAACACGGCAATTCGCTCAGATGCACAGGGACTAGGTTTTGCAATTCCGATTGATACCGCAGCGAGAATTGCAAATAAACTGTTTACGAAAGGACGCGTCGAACATCCTTTCTTAGGCATCCAAATGATCGACCTCACTGCTACTGCTAAAGAAGAAGTCAATCAAGAAACGAATTTAAATGTACAGCAAGAGCAGGGTGTATTAATCGTGCGCGTTATTAGAAGATCTCCCTCATATCGTGCTGGTCTACGTGAAGGCGATATCATTCAAAAGATTGATGGTAGACAGATTCGTAAAGCCGCTGAAGTTCAAGAGCGCGTTGAATCTAGCAATGTAGGTGCGGTGCTAAATCTAGAAATAAACCGCAACGGCAAAATTAAAACTGTTCAAGTAACGCCAGAAGCTTTTCCTATGAACGAACTTGGTTAG
- a CDS encoding peptidoglycan DD-metalloendopeptidase family protein, with protein MMTLRYSTLLTALPVGLLILFAPAYSAPNNTSTAASGCPQPALSRLTRHKVAPGETLEAIAQKYNLIAATLIGFNPTLRTGQLTVGSEIIIPPSNGIQVEVPLNQSWQQIATKYKVRADVLFEANGCQPVSQFVFVPGVNWSPEAPNTSASSVLTGYPLPTKATVAMGYGWQINPNTNEVVFHSGVDLLAPTGTSVQAVAAGTVAFAGEQGSYGNLVVVNHVGGRQTRYAHLQKINVTTGQSVQLGQALGTVGTTGEPTSTEPHLHFEVRYNSSLGWVAEEPSL; from the coding sequence ATGATGACTTTACGCTACTCGACACTGTTAACGGCACTACCTGTGGGCTTATTAATTCTCTTCGCTCCCGCCTATTCTGCACCTAATAACACTTCAACGGCGGCTAGCGGTTGTCCTCAACCTGCGTTATCGCGGCTAACTCGTCACAAAGTAGCGCCTGGCGAAACTCTAGAAGCGATCGCCCAAAAATACAATCTAATTGCTGCCACTCTCATCGGTTTCAATCCCACGCTGCGCACAGGACAACTCACTGTTGGTAGTGAAATCATCATTCCACCGTCCAATGGAATTCAAGTCGAAGTTCCACTCAACCAATCTTGGCAGCAAATCGCCACAAAGTACAAAGTTCGCGCTGATGTTTTGTTTGAAGCTAATGGCTGTCAACCTGTATCGCAATTTGTCTTTGTTCCTGGTGTCAATTGGTCGCCGGAAGCCCCTAACACAAGTGCAAGTAGCGTACTGACAGGATATCCTTTACCAACCAAAGCAACGGTAGCGATGGGCTATGGTTGGCAAATTAACCCAAATACAAATGAAGTTGTCTTTCACAGCGGTGTGGATTTATTAGCACCTACAGGAACTTCAGTGCAAGCCGTTGCTGCTGGAACCGTGGCTTTTGCCGGCGAACAAGGCAGTTATGGTAATCTCGTTGTTGTCAACCACGTGGGAGGACGTCAAACTCGCTACGCCCATTTACAAAAAATTAATGTCACTACGGGGCAATCAGTACAATTAGGACAAGCGCTTGGAACTGTAGGAACAACAGGAGAACCTACATCAACCGAGCCGCATTTGCATTTTGAAGTTCGCTATAACTCCTCGCTGGGTTGGGTTGCAGAAGAACCTAGTTTGTAA
- a CDS encoding peptidylprolyl isomerase, which yields MTNLNYWWKKSTILLLLIAMFFSTSVAGWTPASNAALPAGNAITDGKALLRYSLPIDNQAVRDLQANLEDIATQLRANRRWGAISKDISQASRVLTSRHDELLKSIPDEQKPQAEALIDELQAGINDLRQAADSKDKEQVWIGRAKVLNLVSTLEELMVQGFPYEVPAEYSDLPQLKGRATVEMETNKGNLTVVVDGYSAPVTAGNFVDLVQRGFYDGLEFIRAEDSYVLQTGDPPGPEQGFIDPKTGKYRSIPLEVLVKGDPVPTYGITLEQAGRYREEPVLPFSAYGAVAMARPEFDNNGGSSQFFFFLFEPELTPAGRNLLDGRYAVFGYLTEGKEVLEQLKEGDKIISAKVIRGAENLVQPQ from the coding sequence ATGACAAATTTGAACTACTGGTGGAAAAAAAGCACCATACTATTACTGCTAATCGCGATGTTTTTCAGCACAAGTGTTGCTGGGTGGACTCCCGCCAGCAATGCGGCGTTACCAGCAGGAAATGCGATCACTGATGGCAAAGCGCTATTACGCTACTCGCTACCGATTGATAATCAAGCTGTGCGGGATTTGCAAGCAAATTTAGAAGATATTGCTACCCAACTGCGAGCCAATCGGCGTTGGGGTGCGATTTCTAAAGATATTTCTCAAGCTTCTCGCGTTTTAACCTCGCGTCACGATGAATTACTCAAAAGCATTCCCGACGAGCAAAAACCACAAGCAGAAGCCCTCATCGATGAACTACAAGCTGGTATCAACGATTTGCGACAAGCGGCTGATTCAAAGGATAAGGAGCAAGTTTGGATAGGACGGGCTAAAGTTCTGAACCTAGTCAGTACGCTTGAAGAGTTAATGGTACAAGGGTTTCCTTACGAAGTTCCCGCCGAGTATAGTGACTTACCGCAACTCAAAGGTCGTGCCACTGTAGAAATGGAAACAAACAAAGGTAATCTGACAGTTGTTGTAGATGGATATAGCGCTCCAGTCACGGCGGGTAATTTTGTCGATTTGGTACAACGAGGTTTTTATGATGGTTTAGAGTTTATTCGCGCCGAAGATTCTTATGTTCTCCAAACCGGAGATCCACCAGGTCCAGAACAAGGATTCATCGACCCAAAAACAGGAAAGTACCGCAGCATTCCTTTGGAAGTTCTTGTCAAAGGCGATCCGGTTCCTACGTATGGCATCACTTTAGAGCAAGCGGGTCGCTATCGCGAAGAACCTGTATTACCATTCTCCGCCTACGGTGCTGTGGCGATGGCACGCCCAGAGTTCGACAATAATGGTGGTTCCTCACAATTTTTCTTCTTCTTGTTTGAACCTGAACTGACTCCCGCAGGGCGTAATCTATTAGATGGTCGCTATGCGGTGTTTGGCTATTTGACCGAAGGCAAGGAAGTGCTAGAACAACTCAAAGAAGGAGATAAAATAATCTCTGCTAAAGTGATTCGCGGTGCAGAAAATTTAGTACAACCGCAATAA
- the scpB gene encoding SMC-Scp complex subunit ScpB: MRLANKIEAILYLKGQPLSIAQLAEYAGCDRYTVEEGLMELIDDYAHRDSALEVVETVSGTYSLQLRSSFQELVQTLIPVELGVGALRTLAAIALRNPITQTELVTLRGSGAYQHVQELVEQGFVRKRRPVDGRSFLLDVTDKFYQYFQLEQLPHLLSTDDAQLPLPEEQA, encoded by the coding sequence ATGCGTTTAGCAAATAAGATTGAAGCAATTTTATATCTTAAGGGTCAGCCACTGTCGATCGCACAATTAGCTGAGTATGCCGGATGCGATCGCTACACCGTTGAGGAGGGACTGATGGAACTGATCGATGACTATGCGCATCGTGATAGCGCCTTAGAGGTCGTCGAAACCGTCTCAGGTACGTACAGCTTACAACTACGGTCGAGTTTTCAAGAACTAGTGCAAACGCTGATTCCGGTCGAACTTGGTGTCGGCGCTTTGCGCACTTTAGCGGCGATCGCCCTGCGGAATCCCATTACCCAAACCGAACTCGTCACCTTACGTGGTTCAGGAGCATATCAACATGTTCAGGAACTCGTAGAACAAGGTTTTGTGCGCAAACGCCGCCCTGTAGACGGTCGCTCTTTTTTACTCGATGTCACTGATAAGTTTTATCAATACTTTCAGCTTGAACAATTGCCACATCTACTAAGTACTGATGATGCGCAATTACCTTTACCAGAAGAGCAAGCATAG